In a genomic window of Ralstonia nicotianae:
- a CDS encoding phage tail protein: protein MEPFIGEIRLFAGNYAPQGWLLCQGQLIDISSNEILYALLGTTYGGDGRTTFALPNLQGALPVGQGQGPGLTARTIGQHLGVENVTLTQAQMPAHSHALFATSDTATTITPGPGAMLATVPNPQGFYDAGTANPPTKAAFSSQAVGVAGANLPHSNHMPTASINYIIAITGIYPSQN, encoded by the coding sequence ATGGAACCCTTCATCGGCGAGATTCGCCTGTTTGCCGGCAACTATGCCCCGCAGGGCTGGCTGCTGTGCCAAGGCCAACTGATCGACATTTCCAGCAACGAGATCCTCTACGCGCTGCTCGGCACCACCTACGGCGGCGACGGCCGGACAACGTTCGCGCTGCCCAACCTGCAGGGCGCGCTGCCGGTCGGCCAGGGACAGGGCCCCGGCTTGACCGCCCGCACCATCGGCCAGCACCTGGGCGTGGAAAACGTGACGCTCACCCAGGCTCAGATGCCGGCGCACAGCCACGCCCTGTTCGCGACCAGCGATACGGCGACCACCATCACGCCGGGCCCCGGCGCGATGCTCGCCACCGTGCCGAATCCGCAGGGCTTCTACGATGCCGGTACGGCCAATCCGCCGACCAAGGCGGCGTTTTCCAGCCAGGCCGTCGGCGTGGCCGGCGCCAACCTGCCGCACTCGAACCACATGCCGACCGCGTCCATCAACTACATCATCGCCATCACGGGCATCTACCCGTCACAGAACTGA
- a CDS encoding phage tail protein: MDQYLGEIRLCAFSYPPKGWAACNGTLLPIAQNTALFSLLGTQYGGDGVRTFALPDLRGRTPLHRDYVNSVVGSVGGAETVTLVSSQLPVHSHLFNASSSPATSTNVGATQNHVLAASNLYSSTDPTISGPGTALYAVPGPVAALSGEACGSTGGAQPHENMQPSLVLNYIIALTGIFPSRN, from the coding sequence GTGGATCAATATCTCGGCGAAATTCGCTTATGCGCGTTTTCATATCCACCAAAAGGATGGGCGGCATGCAACGGTACACTGTTGCCGATTGCGCAAAACACAGCGTTGTTTTCGCTGCTGGGCACGCAATATGGCGGCGACGGTGTTCGCACCTTCGCGCTGCCGGATCTGCGGGGCCGCACCCCCTTGCACCGTGACTACGTCAACTCGGTCGTGGGTAGCGTGGGCGGCGCGGAGACCGTGACGCTGGTGTCCTCGCAGCTGCCGGTGCACAGCCATCTCTTCAACGCATCGTCCAGCCCGGCCACCTCGACGAACGTGGGGGCGACGCAGAACCACGTGCTCGCCGCCAGCAACCTCTACAGCTCGACCGATCCCACCATCAGCGGCCCGGGCACCGCGCTCTATGCCGTGCCCGGCCCCGTGGCCGCGCTGTCCGGCGAGGCCTGCGGCAGCACGGGCGGCGCGCAGCCGCACGAGAACATGCAGCCGTCGCTGGTGCTGAACTACATCATCGCGCTGACCGGCATTTTCCCGTCGCGCAACTGA
- a CDS encoding putative Ig domain-containing protein has product MRKLIQTILLGWRLLAGLPMLGHLMARPCARTRQGVLAMLALGACQMMLSSPAWAAACTVSFSTTANTQKSYVFTSGNTSSCDPFLIGIAYDSAGDANSSTGPVFNTATSQGGTIAIYNGSVPPSGDPNTNGFVYTPPTNFSGTDTATFYTSNDGVTWLPNGTVSITVTSTAPTVTGISPSSGGTGGGTSVAVTGTGFTGATAVKFGSTNAGSFTVNSATSITATSPAGSAGTVDLTVTTSGGTSATSSADQFTYVAPPTANASSATVAHGSSSNAITLSISGGTPTSVAVSTAASHGTATASGTSITYTPTASYSGTDTFAYTASNAGGTSAAATVTITVSSATVSYAPASPAAGTVGTAYSQSVASASGGTSPYTYALASGSLPPGLTLSTGGTLSGTPTSAGTFSFTVTATDSSTGTGPFSATSGTLSLTIAAPTITVSPSTLTSPTVGAASSQSVSASGGTSPYTYAVTAGALPAGMSLSSAGTLSGTPTAGGAFSFTATATDSTGGTGPYTGSRSYTLTVNAPTLSITPAAGSLSATSGVAYSQAFVAASGTAPYTYALSVNSGALPTGLSFNTATGVLSGTPTTAGTANFTVTGTDSSTGTGPYTVSATYTLTTSAPTISLAPATLTGATVGTAYSQSVTASGGATPYTYAITSGALPAGLSLNTGTGALTGTPTAAGTFSFTVRGTDANAFSGTRSYSLTVAAPTIALTPTTLAGATVSSAYSQSVAASGGTAPYTYAVTSGALPAGLSLSSAGVLSGTPTAGGSFSVTISATDSTTGSGPFTGSRAYTLTVGSPTLTISPASTAGLTAMAGTSYSQSFSAGGGVSPYTYALTVNTGTMPTGLSFHAASATLSGTPTTAGTVSFTVTATDGSSGAGPYAVSGTYTLTVSAPTLTVAPATLPNPAIGTAYSQSITASNGTAPYTYAVTSGALPAGLSLSSAGVLSGTPTAGGSFGFTITATDANSFTASRAYSITIGAATVALNPATVPGATLNTAYSQTFTASGGIGPYTYAVASGTLPAGVSLNSTTGVLSGTPTALGSSTFSIRATDSSTGAGAPYTGTRGYTLVVGQTIGTAPPVTATTTSTAPVTLHPTANATGGPFSSVVIVAAPASGTAVVNGMDIVYTPTPTTSGNVAFTFALVNTAGTSAPIQATVTVNAVPIAVAQKTASTAAGQAVNVDLTDGATGGPFTGAAIVSVVPANAGTATIMQQTSQTTAGVKALAAAAPVYLLSFTPASAFSGTATLTYTLSNAVSTSTPAVVQVSVAPRRDPSTDPDVNGLINAQIQAARRFATTQIANYHQRLEALHGTGRAPSGNGLTVALPGPRGDAQARCQDVFGIAARDACLRGDSTAGKPAFTRGKRNADLQASRGDADAGPDLPGADATADASQPDLAFWTAGTLDFGFANTSAQRSGFRFTTGGITAGADYRVSDRLSVGAGFGYGRDSTDIGNAGTKSTGDSYSVALYGSYRPLPTLFVDGVAGFGTLSFDSRRWVSDANDYAMGSRNGHQVFASVSAGYEHRDSVWLFSPYGRLSVSESTLDPFSETSAGLNALTYFQQTVTTVSGTLGLRTEYAQKTRWGTFLPYARVEYQHDFNGQSNAGLAYADLASAGPAYYVMGSPYGRDRMQVGLGTKFRTGPLTFGLDYSVMVGMGGLQQGVRLTFAAPF; this is encoded by the coding sequence ATGCGCAAGCTGATACAAACGATCCTGCTCGGCTGGCGCTTGCTTGCCGGGCTGCCGATGCTCGGACACCTCATGGCGCGCCCGTGCGCCCGGACCCGCCAGGGTGTGCTGGCGATGCTGGCGCTGGGGGCTTGTCAGATGATGCTGTCGTCCCCGGCATGGGCGGCGGCGTGTACGGTCTCCTTCTCGACCACCGCCAATACGCAGAAGTCCTACGTCTTCACGAGCGGCAACACATCCAGTTGCGACCCGTTCCTGATCGGCATCGCCTACGATTCGGCCGGCGACGCCAACAGCTCGACCGGGCCGGTCTTCAACACAGCGACGTCGCAGGGCGGCACGATCGCGATCTACAACGGTTCGGTGCCGCCGTCGGGCGACCCCAATACCAACGGCTTCGTCTACACCCCGCCCACCAATTTCTCCGGCACCGACACCGCCACCTTCTACACCAGCAACGATGGGGTCACCTGGCTGCCCAACGGCACGGTGTCCATCACGGTGACCAGCACCGCGCCGACCGTGACGGGCATCTCGCCGTCCTCGGGCGGCACCGGCGGCGGCACCAGCGTCGCCGTGACGGGCACCGGCTTCACCGGCGCGACCGCCGTCAAGTTCGGCTCGACGAACGCCGGCAGCTTCACGGTCAACAGCGCCACATCGATCACGGCCACCTCGCCCGCCGGCTCGGCGGGAACGGTCGATCTCACCGTGACCACCTCCGGCGGCACCAGCGCGACCAGCTCCGCCGACCAGTTCACCTATGTCGCCCCGCCCACGGCCAATGCGAGCAGCGCCACCGTCGCCCACGGCAGCAGCAGCAACGCCATCACGCTGAGCATCAGCGGCGGCACGCCCACCAGCGTGGCCGTCTCGACGGCCGCCAGCCACGGCACGGCCACCGCCAGCGGCACGTCGATCACCTACACGCCCACGGCCTCGTATTCGGGCACCGACACCTTTGCCTACACGGCCAGCAATGCCGGCGGCACGTCCGCGGCGGCAACGGTGACGATCACGGTGTCCAGCGCCACGGTCAGCTATGCGCCCGCATCACCGGCGGCCGGCACGGTGGGCACGGCGTACAGCCAGTCGGTGGCCTCCGCCAGCGGCGGCACCTCGCCCTACACCTATGCGCTCGCGTCCGGCTCGCTGCCGCCGGGCCTGACCCTGAGCACCGGCGGCACGCTCAGCGGCACGCCCACCTCCGCCGGCACCTTCAGCTTCACGGTCACGGCCACGGACAGCAGCACCGGCACGGGGCCGTTCTCGGCCACCAGCGGCACGCTTAGCCTGACGATCGCAGCGCCGACCATCACCGTATCGCCCAGCACGCTGACGAGCCCGACGGTCGGGGCGGCCTCCTCCCAGTCCGTCAGCGCCAGCGGCGGGACGTCCCCCTACACCTATGCGGTCACGGCCGGCGCGCTGCCGGCGGGCATGAGCCTGTCGTCGGCCGGGACCCTGTCGGGCACGCCCACGGCGGGCGGCGCGTTCAGCTTCACGGCAACGGCCACCGACAGCACCGGCGGCACGGGCCCCTATACCGGCAGCCGCAGCTACACGCTCACGGTCAACGCCCCGACACTGTCGATCACGCCCGCGGCGGGCAGCCTGAGCGCGACCAGCGGCGTCGCCTATAGCCAGGCGTTCGTCGCGGCCAGCGGCACGGCGCCGTACACCTATGCGCTGTCGGTCAACTCCGGCGCGCTGCCGACCGGCCTGTCGTTCAACACCGCCACCGGCGTGCTGTCCGGCACACCGACCACGGCCGGCACGGCCAACTTCACCGTCACGGGCACCGACAGCAGCACCGGCACCGGCCCCTACACGGTCTCGGCAACCTACACGCTGACCACCTCCGCGCCGACCATCTCGCTCGCCCCCGCCACGCTGACCGGCGCCACGGTCGGCACGGCATACAGCCAGAGCGTGACGGCCAGCGGCGGCGCGACGCCGTACACCTACGCCATCACCAGCGGCGCGCTGCCGGCGGGGCTCAGCCTGAATACCGGCACCGGCGCGCTCACCGGCACCCCGACCGCCGCCGGCACGTTCAGCTTCACGGTGCGCGGCACCGACGCCAACGCCTTCAGCGGCACCCGCAGCTACAGCCTCACCGTGGCCGCGCCCACCATCGCGCTGACGCCGACCACGCTCGCCGGCGCCACGGTCAGCTCGGCCTACAGCCAGAGCGTGGCAGCCAGCGGCGGCACCGCGCCGTACACCTATGCCGTGACCAGCGGCGCCCTGCCGGCGGGTCTGTCGCTCAGCAGCGCCGGCGTGCTGTCCGGCACGCCGACCGCGGGCGGCAGCTTCAGCGTCACGATCAGCGCCACCGACAGCACCACGGGCTCGGGTCCGTTCACCGGCAGCCGGGCCTATACGCTGACGGTCGGCTCGCCCACGCTGACCATCTCGCCGGCCTCCACCGCCGGGCTGACCGCCATGGCCGGCACGAGCTACAGCCAGAGCTTCAGCGCCGGCGGCGGCGTCAGCCCCTACACCTACGCGCTGACGGTCAACACCGGCACGATGCCCACCGGCCTGTCGTTCCATGCGGCCTCGGCCACGCTGTCCGGCACGCCGACCACGGCCGGGACGGTCAGCTTCACCGTCACCGCCACCGACGGCAGCTCGGGCGCGGGCCCCTATGCCGTGTCCGGCACCTACACGCTGACGGTCAGCGCCCCCACGCTGACCGTGGCCCCGGCAACCTTGCCCAACCCGGCCATCGGCACGGCCTACAGCCAGTCCATCACGGCCAGCAACGGGACCGCGCCGTACACCTATGCCGTGACCAGCGGCGCGCTGCCGGCCGGCCTGTCGCTGAGCAGCGCGGGCGTGCTGTCGGGCACGCCGACGGCGGGCGGCAGCTTCGGCTTCACCATCACGGCAACGGATGCCAACAGCTTCACCGCCAGCCGCGCCTACAGCATCACCATCGGCGCCGCGACCGTCGCGCTGAATCCGGCCACCGTGCCGGGCGCCACGCTCAACACGGCCTACAGCCAGACGTTCACGGCCAGCGGCGGCATCGGTCCGTACACTTACGCCGTGGCCTCCGGCACGCTGCCGGCCGGCGTGAGCCTGAACAGCACCACCGGCGTACTGAGCGGCACGCCCACCGCCCTGGGCAGCAGCACCTTCAGCATCCGGGCAACCGACAGCAGCACCGGCGCCGGCGCGCCCTACACCGGCACGCGCGGCTACACGCTCGTGGTCGGGCAGACCATCGGGACCGCGCCGCCCGTGACCGCGACCACCACATCCACCGCGCCGGTCACGCTGCACCCCACGGCCAATGCGACCGGCGGGCCGTTCTCGTCGGTGGTGATCGTCGCCGCGCCCGCGAGCGGCACGGCCGTGGTCAACGGCATGGACATCGTCTACACGCCCACCCCGACCACCTCGGGCAACGTCGCCTTCACCTTCGCGCTGGTCAACACGGCCGGCACCTCCGCGCCGATCCAGGCGACGGTGACCGTCAATGCCGTGCCGATCGCCGTGGCGCAGAAGACGGCCAGCACGGCGGCAGGCCAGGCCGTGAATGTCGACCTCACGGACGGCGCCACCGGCGGGCCGTTCACCGGCGCGGCCATCGTGTCGGTGGTACCGGCCAATGCCGGCACGGCGACCATCATGCAGCAGACATCGCAGACGACGGCGGGCGTCAAGGCGCTCGCGGCGGCCGCACCGGTCTACCTGCTCAGCTTTACGCCGGCGAGCGCCTTCAGCGGCACGGCCACCCTGACCTACACGCTGTCCAACGCCGTCTCCACCTCCACGCCGGCCGTCGTGCAGGTGAGCGTGGCACCGCGGCGCGATCCGTCCACCGATCCGGACGTCAACGGCCTGATCAACGCGCAGATCCAGGCCGCGCGCCGCTTCGCCACCACCCAGATCGCCAACTACCATCAGCGGCTCGAAGCCCTGCACGGCACCGGCCGCGCACCGTCGGGCAACGGCCTCACGGTGGCGCTGCCGGGCCCGCGCGGCGATGCGCAGGCGCGCTGCCAGGACGTCTTCGGCATTGCCGCCCGCGACGCCTGCCTGCGCGGCGACAGCACCGCCGGCAAACCGGCCTTCACGCGCGGCAAGCGCAACGCCGACCTCCAGGCAAGTCGGGGCGACGCGGATGCCGGCCCCGACTTGCCGGGAGCCGACGCCACCGCCGACGCCAGCCAGCCGGACCTCGCCTTCTGGACCGCCGGCACGCTCGATTTCGGCTTCGCCAACACCAGCGCGCAGCGCTCGGGCTTCCGCTTCACGACCGGCGGCATCACGGCGGGCGCCGATTACCGCGTATCCGATCGGCTCTCCGTGGGCGCGGGCTTCGGCTACGGGCGCGATTCGACCGACATCGGCAACGCCGGCACCAAGAGCACCGGCGACAGCTACAGCGTCGCGCTCTACGGCAGCTATCGTCCGCTGCCCACGCTGTTCGTCGATGGCGTGGCCGGCTTCGGCACGCTGAGCTTCGATTCGCGCCGCTGGGTGAGCGATGCCAATGACTACGCGATGGGCTCGCGCAACGGGCATCAGGTCTTCGCTTCGGTCTCGGCGGGGTATGAGCACCGCGACAGCGTCTGGCTGTTCTCGCCATACGGACGCCTGTCGGTGTCGGAATCGACGCTGGACCCGTTCAGCGAGACCAGCGCCGGGCTCAACGCGCTGACGTACTTCCAGCAGACGGTGACGACCGTGTCCGGCACCCTGGGCCTGCGCACGGAATACGCGCAGAAAACGCGCTGGGGCACGTTCCTGCCCTATGCGCGCGTGGAGTATCAGCACGACTTCAACGGCCAGAGCAACGCCGGCCTCGCCTATGCGGACCTGGCATCGGCGGGCCCCGCCTACTATGTGATGGGCAGCCCGTACGGCCGCGACCGCATGCAGGTGGGCCTGGGCACCAAGTTCCGCACCGGCCCGCTCACGTTCGGCCTGGACTACAGCGTGATGGTCGGCATGGGTGGGCTGCAGCAGGGCGTGCGGCTGACCTTCGCGGCGCCGTTCTGA
- a CDS encoding NAD(P)H-dependent flavin oxidoreductase — translation MLNRRFTLAGRSLVPIVQGGMGVGISAHRLAGAVAREGGVGTIASIDLRHHHADLAAATEKSHDKAAINAANLVALDREIRAAREGSQGNGLIAVNVMKAVESHAALVRQACESGADAIVMGAGLPLDLPEMTAEHPKVALIPILSDARGVGVVLKRWMKKARLPDAVVIEHPAHAGGHLGAARIEDLSDERFSFSRVLDECRELFVKLGLATEQIPLILAGGIDSHAKVRHWLDKGAAAVQLGTAFAVTEEGDAHPRFKRVLTGAEDGDITEFISVAGLPARAVMTPWLSRYLSRETALQAKAKVRDCLQGFDCLQTCGLRDGLGKVGQFCIDLKLAQALRGDVERGLFFRGAGKLPFGQAIRPVRELMHYLLTGEKTFAESQSQSQSQEPAVAG, via the coding sequence ATGCTGAACCGTCGGTTCACACTCGCGGGGCGCAGCCTCGTACCCATCGTGCAGGGCGGGATGGGCGTGGGCATTTCGGCACACCGGCTGGCCGGGGCCGTGGCACGCGAGGGCGGCGTCGGCACCATCGCCAGCATCGACCTGCGCCACCACCATGCCGACCTGGCCGCCGCCACCGAGAAGTCGCACGACAAGGCGGCCATCAATGCCGCCAACCTGGTCGCGCTGGACCGCGAGATCCGCGCTGCGCGCGAGGGTAGCCAGGGCAACGGCCTGATCGCCGTGAACGTGATGAAGGCCGTGGAATCGCATGCCGCGCTGGTGCGGCAGGCGTGCGAGAGCGGCGCCGATGCGATCGTCATGGGCGCGGGGCTGCCGCTCGATCTGCCGGAGATGACGGCCGAGCATCCCAAGGTCGCGCTGATCCCGATCCTGTCCGATGCGCGCGGCGTGGGCGTGGTGCTCAAGCGCTGGATGAAGAAGGCGCGGCTGCCCGATGCCGTGGTGATCGAGCACCCCGCGCACGCGGGCGGGCACCTGGGCGCGGCGCGTATCGAGGATCTGAGCGACGAGCGGTTTTCGTTCTCGCGTGTGCTGGACGAGTGCCGCGAGCTGTTCGTCAAGCTGGGGCTGGCCACGGAACAGATTCCGCTGATCCTCGCGGGCGGCATCGATTCGCATGCCAAGGTCCGGCACTGGCTCGACAAGGGCGCCGCCGCCGTCCAGCTCGGCACCGCGTTCGCGGTGACGGAAGAGGGCGATGCCCACCCCCGCTTCAAGCGCGTGCTGACCGGCGCGGAGGACGGCGATATCACCGAGTTCATCAGCGTGGCGGGACTGCCGGCGCGCGCCGTGATGACGCCCTGGCTGTCGCGCTACCTGTCGCGCGAGACCGCGCTGCAGGCCAAGGCCAAGGTGCGCGATTGCCTGCAGGGGTTCGATTGCCTGCAGACCTGCGGCTTGCGCGACGGGCTCGGCAAGGTCGGGCAGTTCTGCATCGACCTGAAGCTGGCGCAGGCGCTGCGCGGCGACGTGGAGCGCGGGCTGTTCTTCCGCGGCGCCGGGAAGCTGCCGTTCGGCCAGGCGATCCGGCCGGTGCGGGAGCTGATGCATTACCTGCTGACCGGCGAAAAGACGTTCGCCGAGTCGCAATCGCAATCGCAATCGCAAGAGCCTGCCGTGGCAGGCTGA
- the thiC gene encoding phosphomethylpyrimidine synthase ThiC produces MPQAKNAPAASFDSLQTELDQKFAYPASSKTYIAGSRPDLRVPMRTIKQTATRTDQGEMLNPPIPVYDTSGPYSDPDVHIDLKAGLAPLRAKWIDERGDTVVLPGLSSEYGQARAHDPATAHLRFAQLTNPRRAKPGANVSQMHYARRGIITPEMEYVALRESLNLQALQDKPEYRKLLKQHPGFSYGANLPQRPEDITPEFVRQEIAAGRAIIPANINHVELEPMAIGRNFRVKINGNLGNSAVTSSLAEEVEKMVWSIRWGADTIMDLSTGKHIHETREWILRNSPVPIGTVPIYQALDKTGGVAEDLTWEMFRDTLIEQAEQGVDYFTIHAGVLLRYVPLTADRITGIVSRGGSIMAKWCLAHHKENFLYTHFDEICEIMKAYDVSFSLGDGLRPGCIADSNDAAQFGELYTLGELTKKAWEHDVQVMIEGPGHVPLQRVQANMDEELKHCFEAPFYTLGPLVTDIAPGYDHITSGIGAANIGWYGTAMLCYVTPKEHLGLPDKEDVREGIITYKIAAHAADLAKGWPGAQLRDNALSKARFEFRWEDQFNLGLDPEKARAFHDETLPAEGAKIAHFCSMCGPKFCSMKITQEVRDYAASLDANATAAEHGMEEKSIEFRKAGAKIYS; encoded by the coding sequence ATGCCCCAAGCCAAAAACGCCCCCGCCGCCTCATTCGACTCGCTGCAGACCGAGCTCGACCAGAAATTCGCCTACCCGGCCTCCAGCAAGACCTACATCGCCGGCAGCCGCCCGGACCTGCGCGTGCCGATGCGCACCATCAAGCAGACCGCCACGCGCACCGACCAGGGCGAGATGCTGAACCCGCCGATTCCCGTGTACGACACCTCGGGCCCGTACTCCGATCCCGACGTGCACATCGACCTGAAGGCGGGCCTTGCCCCGCTGCGCGCCAAGTGGATCGACGAGCGCGGCGACACCGTGGTGCTGCCGGGCCTGTCGTCGGAATACGGCCAGGCACGCGCGCATGACCCGGCCACGGCCCACCTGCGCTTTGCGCAACTGACCAACCCGCGCCGCGCCAAGCCGGGCGCGAACGTGAGCCAGATGCATTACGCGCGCCGCGGCATCATCACGCCCGAGATGGAATATGTCGCGTTGCGTGAATCGCTGAACCTGCAGGCGCTGCAAGACAAGCCCGAGTACCGCAAGCTGCTCAAGCAGCATCCGGGCTTCTCGTACGGCGCCAACCTGCCGCAGCGCCCGGAAGACATCACGCCGGAATTCGTGCGCCAGGAAATCGCCGCCGGCCGCGCCATCATCCCGGCCAACATCAACCACGTGGAGCTGGAGCCGATGGCCATCGGCCGCAACTTCCGCGTGAAGATCAACGGCAACCTGGGCAACTCGGCGGTCACCTCGTCGCTGGCCGAGGAAGTGGAAAAGATGGTGTGGTCGATCCGCTGGGGCGCCGACACGATCATGGATCTGTCCACCGGCAAGCACATCCACGAGACGCGCGAATGGATCCTGCGCAACTCGCCGGTGCCCATCGGCACGGTGCCGATCTACCAGGCGCTGGACAAGACCGGCGGCGTGGCCGAAGACCTGACGTGGGAGATGTTCCGCGACACCCTCATCGAGCAGGCCGAGCAGGGCGTGGACTACTTCACCATCCACGCCGGCGTGCTGCTGCGCTATGTGCCGCTCACGGCCGACCGCATCACCGGCATCGTCTCGCGCGGCGGCTCGATCATGGCCAAGTGGTGCCTGGCGCATCACAAGGAAAACTTCCTGTACACGCACTTCGACGAGATCTGCGAAATCATGAAGGCGTACGACGTGTCGTTCAGCCTGGGTGACGGCCTGCGCCCGGGCTGCATCGCCGACTCGAACGACGCCGCGCAGTTCGGCGAGCTGTACACGCTGGGCGAGCTGACCAAGAAGGCGTGGGAGCACGACGTGCAGGTCATGATCGAAGGCCCGGGCCACGTGCCGCTGCAGCGCGTGCAGGCCAACATGGACGAAGAGCTCAAGCACTGCTTCGAGGCCCCGTTCTACACGCTGGGCCCGCTGGTGACCGACATCGCTCCGGGCTACGACCACATCACCAGCGGCATCGGCGCGGCCAACATCGGCTGGTACGGCACGGCCATGCTGTGCTACGTCACGCCCAAGGAGCACCTGGGCCTGCCGGACAAGGAAGACGTGCGCGAAGGCATCATCACCTACAAGATCGCCGCGCATGCGGCCGACCTTGCGAAGGGCTGGCCGGGCGCGCAGCTGCGCGACAACGCGCTGTCGAAGGCGCGTTTCGAGTTCCGCTGGGAAGACCAGTTCAACCTCGGCCTCGACCCGGAAAAGGCGCGCGCCTTCCACGACGAGACCCTGCCGGCCGAAGGCGCCAAGATCGCCCACTTCTGCTCGATGTGCGGGCCGAAATTCTGCTCGATGAAGATCACGCAGGAAGTGCGCGACTACGCCGCCTCGCTCGACGCGAACGCCACCGCCGCGGAGCATGGCATGGAAGAAAAGTCGATCGAGTTCCGCAAGGCCGGCGCAAAGATTTACAGCTGA
- a CDS encoding FAD-dependent oxidoreductase produces MPTPFDVTILGGGLAGRLCAWQLAQTGVPPARIAVVERGARDGSGSAAYVAAAMLAPLAEAAVADRFVVELGLASLTLWRDWLPMLRTPVFFQQAGTLVVWHPADRGEASLFANHVRAATPPERIAADLRAVDAEGIGTLEPALAQRFSQGLYLAGEGQLDNRAVLDALATELEALGVQLRWNTAVADPHPQALAAAGLGARLVLDCRGLGAKPQWPQLRGLRGEVARIHAPDVTLTRPVRMLHPRYPIYIAPKPGHVYVIGATEIESDDMSPVSVRSTLELLSAAYAVHPAFGEARVLELCTQCRPTLPDHRPAIRWDGAGTLSVNGLYRHGYMIAPAVAQAAVAAAHALLDGRAIDAPASAWPGLFAAPASPEPVLP; encoded by the coding sequence ATGCCAACCCCATTTGACGTAACGATCCTCGGCGGCGGCCTCGCTGGCCGCCTGTGTGCATGGCAACTCGCGCAGACGGGGGTACCGCCGGCGCGCATTGCCGTGGTGGAGCGCGGCGCGCGCGACGGCAGCGGCAGCGCCGCGTATGTCGCCGCCGCCATGCTGGCGCCGCTGGCCGAAGCCGCGGTGGCCGACCGCTTCGTCGTCGAACTGGGGCTGGCGAGCCTGACGCTGTGGCGCGACTGGCTGCCGATGCTGCGCACGCCGGTGTTCTTCCAGCAGGCCGGCACGCTGGTGGTGTGGCATCCGGCGGACCGCGGCGAGGCGTCGCTGTTCGCCAACCACGTGCGGGCCGCGACCCCGCCCGAGCGCATCGCCGCCGATCTGCGGGCCGTGGACGCGGAAGGCATCGGCACGCTGGAGCCGGCGCTGGCGCAGCGCTTCTCGCAAGGGCTGTATCTGGCGGGCGAAGGCCAGCTGGACAACCGGGCCGTGCTCGATGCGCTGGCGACCGAGCTGGAGGCCCTGGGCGTGCAGTTGCGCTGGAACACGGCGGTTGCCGATCCGCATCCGCAAGCGCTGGCCGCCGCCGGACTCGGCGCGCGCCTCGTGCTCGACTGCCGGGGCCTCGGCGCCAAGCCGCAATGGCCGCAGCTGCGCGGCCTGCGCGGCGAGGTGGCGCGCATCCATGCGCCCGATGTCACGCTCACGCGGCCGGTGCGCATGCTGCATCCGCGCTATCCGATCTACATCGCGCCCAAGCCGGGCCATGTCTATGTGATCGGCGCCACGGAGATCGAAAGCGACGACATGTCGCCCGTGAGCGTGCGCTCGACGCTGGAGCTGCTGTCCGCCGCGTATGCGGTGCACCCGGCCTTTGGCGAAGCGCGCGTGCTGGAGCTGTGCACGCAGTGCCGCCCGACACTGCCCGACCATCGCCCGGCGATCCGCTGGGATGGCGCGGGCACGCTGTCGGTCAATGGCCTGTACCGGCACGGCTACATGATCGCGCCCGCCGTAGCGCAGGCGGCCGTGGCCGCCGCGCACGCGCTGCTGGACGGCCGCGCCATCGATGCCCCCGCGAGCGCGTGGCCCGGACTCTTCGCCGCGCCCGCATCGCCCGAACCTGTTTTGCCATGA
- the thiS gene encoding sulfur carrier protein ThiS — translation MTLNVTLNDLSLALPAGSTLADAIAFVTTTAAPQLQIAPPFAASVNGDFVPKARHAQHALRSGDRIALVQPVVGG, via the coding sequence ATGACGCTCAACGTCACCCTCAACGACCTGTCGCTCGCGCTGCCCGCCGGCAGCACGCTGGCCGACGCCATCGCCTTCGTTACCACGACGGCCGCGCCGCAACTGCAGATCGCGCCGCCGTTCGCCGCGTCCGTCAACGGCGATTTCGTGCCCAAGGCACGGCACGCGCAGCACGCGCTGCGCAGCGGCGACCGCATTGCGCTGGTGCAGCCCGTCGTGGGCGGCTAG